One part of the Bdellovibrio sp. KM01 genome encodes these proteins:
- a CDS encoding response regulator — MVLDTSSSTSLEKQRIPRVLVIDDSLDSVKLMSHILDHYKCDVTMAFDGQDAIPLLASKPYDLVVLDWQMPQMGGRDTLLLMDRLLTEKKVNKIKKTIPVVIYTGHSEEELDLPLVRNFSYLGFINKRQAFSSMMRSFNFILKSI; from the coding sequence ATGGTGCTAGATACCAGTTCATCGACATCACTAGAAAAGCAACGCATCCCTCGAGTTCTTGTCATCGACGACAGCTTGGACTCCGTAAAGTTGATGTCGCACATTTTAGATCACTATAAATGCGACGTTACGATGGCATTCGACGGTCAGGACGCCATTCCTCTTCTTGCTAGCAAACCCTATGACCTCGTGGTTCTAGATTGGCAAATGCCACAGATGGGTGGCCGCGATACACTTTTGTTAATGGATCGACTACTAACTGAGAAAAAGGTTAACAAGATCAAAAAAACCATTCCCGTTGTGATTTATACAGGCCACAGCGAGGAGGAATTAGATCTCCCTTTGGTGAGGAATTTCTCCTATTTGGGCTTCATCAACAAACGGCAGGCATTTAGCTCCATGATGCGCTCGTTTAACTTTATCCTCAAAAGTATCTAG
- a CDS encoding hemolysin family protein, which yields MTEFLVVILCLFINMLLSGAEMAFVTVRKVQLQKLANDSRARLLLKLKASPERTLSVIQIGITVVGAIAAAVGGAGAEEALSPLYIEKFKVSPSTADALSIVTVVLPLSYLSVVVGELVPKTLALRKSLTISLVCARALYYGEKVLSPFVFILEKSTHWILKLFSFGQVHDATHGEHDFEIEDLPHQTKQYVMNLVSADKLLARDIMVPWQEVVYVRKDDAIEDVETIIVNSGHTRIPVMHDNEIIGLINSKEFFTARKYKNLDWQTLIRPVLKFKAFEPVFRILLQMQQQNSHMAIIYERANLNGLVTMENIFEEIIGDIFDEDDDGFVKKILAAKSRRRP from the coding sequence ATGACTGAGTTTTTAGTCGTCATTCTCTGCCTCTTTATCAATATGCTTCTGTCCGGCGCTGAAATGGCCTTTGTGACGGTTCGCAAAGTCCAATTGCAAAAACTTGCCAATGATTCTCGCGCACGCTTGTTATTAAAACTAAAGGCAAGCCCCGAGCGCACACTTTCTGTGATCCAAATCGGTATCACGGTTGTGGGTGCGATCGCTGCTGCAGTCGGTGGTGCTGGCGCCGAGGAAGCGCTGTCTCCCCTTTATATTGAGAAGTTTAAGGTTTCTCCAAGCACCGCTGATGCTTTGTCGATTGTGACCGTGGTATTGCCACTTTCCTATTTAAGCGTTGTGGTGGGTGAACTTGTTCCCAAGACTTTGGCTTTGCGTAAGTCACTGACGATTTCATTAGTGTGTGCGCGGGCTCTTTATTACGGTGAAAAAGTCCTTTCTCCATTTGTCTTCATTTTGGAGAAATCGACTCACTGGATTTTAAAGCTTTTCTCTTTTGGTCAGGTCCACGATGCCACTCATGGTGAGCACGATTTTGAGATCGAAGATCTGCCTCATCAAACCAAACAATACGTCATGAATCTGGTCAGCGCGGATAAGCTCCTGGCCCGCGATATTATGGTGCCTTGGCAGGAAGTTGTCTATGTTCGCAAAGACGATGCCATCGAAGACGTGGAAACGATCATCGTGAATTCCGGTCATACGCGCATCCCAGTTATGCACGACAATGAAATCATCGGCCTGATTAACTCCAAAGAGTTCTTTACGGCTCGTAAATATAAGAATTTGGATTGGCAGACGTTGATTCGTCCGGTTCTTAAGTTTAAGGCTTTTGAGCCTGTGTTCCGTATTTTGCTACAAATGCAGCAGCAGAACTCGCACATGGCGATCATCTATGAACGTGCGAATCTAAATGGACTCGTTACGATGGAAAATATCTTTGAAGAAATCATTGGAGATATTTTTGATGAAGACGATGATGGCTTTGTGAAAAAGATTTTGGCAGCGAAGTCTCGCCGTCGTCCTTAA
- a CDS encoding Rnase Y domain-containing protein translates to MTALIATALVGIIAGGILGWALHKLNVKRTLRLAREDAQEIVDEAKEAIELKELEQKERIQEIEMEMWTKVEPDMLKSEGRIEDLQEVANEKKAKADSIVQEEKKKLQEREADIKAQEQVLRGQEAELTKIKDVQKALNSEFVQKLTAKLGTSAEDFKTELKAKMEDEAVRRAARLAQEHEEDAKEHAETRAKRILALVIDRFARPYCAERGIGAVNFPDAHVRKLFVDPAGANIKAVQESCGCDIIVEQDMEMVGVAGFDPVRRELTRRTLERIFKEKKSITPEFIKKIAENQKKELFKNIKHDGDAMAKELKLEGLNAEIRQMMGSLRYRYSFTQNQYFHCGEVGWLAGLMAAELGLDIKKARRVGMLHDIGKSMDHVMEGGHAVIGADFIAARGEAPDVVHAVKAHHFDEQPSTDHAFLVIAADAVSGARPGARRSTIESYNQKVSELQDIARSFPGVTDCFVLSGGRECRVLVNGKKIDDLHALDLSKKIAAKIEEECNYPGQIKVVVVRETVVSEQTRKELA, encoded by the coding sequence ATGACTGCATTGATTGCTACAGCCCTCGTTGGAATTATCGCCGGTGGGATTTTGGGTTGGGCCTTGCACAAGTTGAATGTGAAACGCACACTTCGTCTGGCGCGTGAAGACGCCCAGGAAATTGTCGATGAAGCGAAGGAAGCAATCGAGCTCAAAGAGCTTGAGCAAAAAGAGCGCATTCAAGAAATCGAAATGGAAATGTGGACCAAAGTTGAACCTGACATGCTGAAGTCAGAAGGTCGCATTGAAGATTTGCAAGAGGTCGCAAACGAAAAGAAAGCCAAAGCGGATTCCATCGTTCAAGAAGAGAAAAAGAAACTTCAGGAACGCGAAGCCGACATAAAAGCCCAGGAACAGGTTTTACGTGGCCAGGAAGCCGAACTTACGAAAATCAAGGATGTCCAAAAAGCCTTGAATAGTGAATTCGTACAAAAGCTGACGGCAAAATTGGGAACTTCCGCGGAAGATTTCAAAACGGAACTAAAAGCTAAAATGGAAGACGAAGCTGTTCGTCGTGCTGCGCGCTTGGCGCAAGAACACGAAGAAGATGCGAAAGAACACGCGGAAACTCGTGCCAAACGCATCTTGGCTTTGGTGATCGACCGTTTTGCAAGACCGTACTGTGCTGAGCGCGGCATCGGTGCTGTGAACTTCCCGGATGCTCATGTGCGCAAATTATTTGTGGATCCTGCCGGAGCCAACATCAAAGCAGTTCAAGAGAGCTGCGGTTGCGACATCATCGTGGAGCAAGACATGGAAATGGTCGGCGTCGCCGGCTTTGACCCTGTACGCCGCGAACTGACTCGCAGAACTTTGGAAAGAATCTTTAAGGAAAAGAAAAGCATCACTCCTGAGTTCATCAAAAAAATTGCTGAGAATCAGAAAAAAGAACTTTTCAAAAACATCAAACACGATGGCGATGCCATGGCGAAAGAGCTTAAGCTTGAGGGCCTCAATGCGGAAATTCGTCAGATGATGGGTTCTTTACGCTATCGCTACTCTTTCACGCAAAACCAATACTTCCACTGCGGCGAAGTGGGTTGGCTTGCGGGATTGATGGCTGCAGAACTGGGGCTTGATATCAAGAAAGCTCGTCGTGTAGGCATGCTACATGACATCGGTAAATCCATGGACCATGTGATGGAAGGTGGACATGCCGTGATTGGTGCCGACTTTATCGCTGCCCGTGGTGAAGCGCCTGACGTCGTTCACGCAGTTAAAGCCCATCACTTTGATGAACAACCTTCAACAGATCACGCCTTTCTGGTTATCGCAGCCGATGCGGTTTCTGGAGCGCGTCCTGGTGCTCGTCGTTCAACGATTGAGTCTTACAATCAAAAAGTTTCTGAGCTTCAAGACATTGCTCGCAGCTTTCCTGGTGTCACTGACTGTTTCGTGTTGAGTGGTGGCCGTGAATGCCGCGTGCTTGTGAACGGTAAAAAAATCGACGATCTGCACGCATTAGATCTGTCCAAAAAAATTGCAGCTAAGATCGAAGAAGAGTGCAATTACCCTGGGCAAATCAAAGTCGTTGTGGTCCGCGAAACTGTGGTCAGTGAGCAAACGCGCAAAGAACTTGCGTAA
- a CDS encoding TIGR02147 family protein — protein sequence MNTPTAKPSILSYVDYRLFLQAWYAYNKEHKRGFSYGTWTLQLGFKSRNHIRLVMIGQRNLGADSIAAVVKSLSLPASEAEYFEHLVHYANATSFDTKDYHFQQIVRLNKGQLGSQIRDVYKFLSNPKTPRVHLLLSLKDLKCTVPYIAETLDMTQAEAQDILNNIQSCGLATYDEATGFWVASESDLQIPNQLGNQAIQSFHNKSLEEAQAAISKDPTERLLSALLMTLDESEYKELQQDVEQFQNFLTKKYSSKKLAGSRIFQINLNVIPTSAPLQEKATQPLFEQAENKITMEIES from the coding sequence ATGAATACACCTACTGCCAAACCTTCTATCTTATCTTACGTGGACTATCGCCTGTTTTTACAAGCGTGGTATGCCTATAACAAAGAACATAAAAGAGGTTTTTCTTACGGTACGTGGACTCTACAACTGGGCTTCAAAAGTCGCAATCACATCCGCTTGGTGATGATCGGCCAAAGAAATCTGGGCGCGGATTCGATCGCCGCAGTGGTTAAATCCTTATCTTTGCCTGCCAGCGAAGCTGAATACTTTGAACACTTGGTTCATTATGCGAACGCCACAAGCTTTGATACCAAAGACTATCACTTTCAACAGATCGTTCGCTTGAACAAGGGGCAATTGGGTTCACAGATTCGCGACGTTTATAAATTTCTATCCAATCCAAAAACTCCCCGCGTGCATCTACTTTTAAGTCTGAAAGACCTTAAGTGCACTGTTCCTTATATTGCTGAGACTTTGGATATGACACAAGCAGAAGCTCAAGACATCCTGAACAACATCCAAAGCTGTGGACTGGCCACTTATGATGAAGCCACAGGATTCTGGGTAGCATCAGAGAGTGATTTACAAATACCCAACCAACTGGGCAACCAAGCCATTCAGTCTTTTCACAATAAAAGCCTGGAAGAAGCACAAGCAGCAATTTCCAAAGATCCAACAGAGCGCCTATTGAGCGCACTGCTGATGACTTTGGATGAAAGCGAATACAAAGAACTGCAACAAGATGTTGAGCAGTTCCAAAACTTTTTAACCAAGAAATACAGTTCAAAAAAACTAGCGGGCTCACGAATCTTTCAAATAAACCTCAACGTGATTCCGACGAGCGCCCCCCTGCAGGAAAAAGCCACCCAGCCTCTTTTTGAACAAGCTGAAAATAAAATTACGATGGAGATTGAGTCATGA